A window from Bufo bufo chromosome 1, aBufBuf1.1, whole genome shotgun sequence encodes these proteins:
- the LOC120987067 gene encoding polyadenylate-binding protein 1-like isoform X2 yields MSNPQPAYHLASLYIANLHPEVSELVLFEKFRPVGPIMSIRVCRDPVTRRSYGYAYVNFQCALDAQRVVDTMNYDVLCGRPMRIMWSLHDPSLYKSGVFIKNLDSTIDDKALQETFSTFGKILSFNVMGDEKSSALVHFESPEAAGRAIDQMNGVLLNNSKISVGRFKSRSAREVEFSARATKEFTNIYIKNFGEEVDDGQLKDLFDDYGRLVSAKVMTDEVGKSKGFGFVNFERHEDAQKAAEEMNGKNMNGKVIYVGRAQKKAERQFELKRKFEQIKRDRITRYQDSNLYVKNLDLSIDDERLRKEFSPFGTITSAKVMMEGGHSKGFGFVCFSSPQEAIQALAEMNGRIMARKPLYVSLAQRKEERQAKLTDQYMEKLACGRAVPNPGSSYQLPLFSTMPTIPPAQIQAAYYKNRQIAQIRPSPPWKLQSDGLHRFQNMPRTIQPPAPRLPAVNTDAVVTTSTQTVGLQPTGATALTPTVTGHSVRQYKYSIGARNLHTLQEQVNRPPYPAVQQATVHVQGQGPLTATTLSSASPEEQKEMLGERLFPLVRSIQPTKANKITGMLLELDNSELLHMLESPESLRSMVDEAVGVLQAHQAEEKSHETADETEAV; encoded by the exons ATGAGCAATCCACAGCCTGCTTATCATCTGG CCTCCCTGTACATAGCCAACCTGCACCCGGAGGTCTCAGAACTGGTGTTATTTGAGAAGTTCCGCCCGGTGGGCCCCATCATGTCCATCAGGGTGTGCAGAGACCCGGTAACTCGGCGATCTTACGGGTATGCCTACGTAAATTTCCAGTGTGCATTAGATGCCCAGCGTGTGGTGGATACCATGAACTATGATGTCCTGTGTGGCAGGCCTATGCGCATTATGTGGTCCTTACAtgacccatccctgtataagagtGGGGTGTTCATCAAGAACCTGGATTCCACCATTGATGATAAAGCCCTGCAGGAGACATTTTCTACTTTTGGGAAAATATTGTCCTTCAATGTTATGGGTGATGAAAAAAGCTCTGCATTGGTTCATTTTGAGAGCCCGGAGGCGGCAGGGAGGGCTATAGATCAAATGAATGGTGTGCTTCTAAATAACAGTAAAATATCAGTTGGGCGCTTCAAGTCACGCAGTGCACGGGAAGTAGAGTTTAGTGCCCGAGCAACCAAGGAGTTCACTAACATCTATATCAAGAACTTTGGAGAAGAAGTAGATGATGGACAGCTCAAGGATTTGTTTGACGATTATGGCCGTTTGGTCAGTGCCAAAGTCATGACTGATGAAGTCGGCAAGTCAAAAGGATTCGGCTTTGTCAACTTTGAGAGACATGAAGATGCGCAAAAAGCAGCTGAAGAAATGAATGGAAAGAACATGAATGGTAAGGTCATTTACGTGGGCCGAGCCCAGAAGAAGGCTGAGAGGCAATTTGAGCTTAAGAGAAAGTTTGAACAAATAAAGCGAGACAGGATCACCAGATACCAGGATTCCAACCTCTACGTTAAAAATCTTGACCTCAGTATTGATGATGAAAGGCTGCGAAAAGAGTTCTCTCCGTTTGGTACCATCACCAGTGCAAAGGTCATGATGGAAGGTGGACACAGCAAAGGATTTGGTTTTGTATGCTTTTCCTCCCCACAAGAGGCAATCCAAGCTCTCGCAGAAATGAATGGTAGAATTATGGCTAGGAAACCACTGTATGTTTCCCTGGCACAGCGCAAGGAGGAACGTCAAGCAAAGCTAACCGACCAATATATGGAGAAGTTGGCCTGCGGTAGAGCTGTACCCAACCCAGGCAGCTCTTATCAGTTACCTTTATTCAGCACCATGCCAACTATTCCACCAGCTCAGATCCAGGCTGCTTATTATAAAAATAGGCAGATCGCTCAAATTAGGCCAAGTCCCCCTTGGAAACTACAGAGTGATGGACTTCACCGGTTCCAGAATATGCCCAGGACCATCCAACCTCCTGCTCCAAGACTTCCAGCTGTTAACACTGATGCTGTGGTAACCACTTCAACACAAACAGTAGGACTACAACCTACTGGCGCCACTGCACTAACACCTACCGTAACAGGACATTCAGTCCGTCAGTATAAGTATAGTATTGGTGCTCGTAATCTCCATACGCTTCAGGAACAAGTTAATAGGCCACCATACCCTGCTGTGCAGCAGGCTACTGTCCATGTGCAAGGACAAGGGCCCCTTACTGCCACCACGCTGTCTTCAGCTTCTCCAGAGGAGCAGAAAGAAATGCTGGGGGAGCGCCTCTTCCCTCTGGTTCGGAGCATACAACCTACAAAAGCTAATAAAATCACAGGAATGTTACTTGAGCTAGATAATTCTGAATTGCTCCACATGCTTGAGTCACCAGAGTCCCTCCGCTCAATGGTAGATGAAGCCGTTGGAGTACTGCAAGCTCATCAGGCTGAGGAAAAGTCACATGAAACTGCTGATGAAACAGAAGCCGTGTAA
- the LOC120987067 gene encoding polyadenylate-binding protein 1-like isoform X1, which yields MDPEHRKPTGTSLYIANLHPEVSELVLFEKFRPVGPIMSIRVCRDPVTRRSYGYAYVNFQCALDAQRVVDTMNYDVLCGRPMRIMWSLHDPSLYKSGVFIKNLDSTIDDKALQETFSTFGKILSFNVMGDEKSSALVHFESPEAAGRAIDQMNGVLLNNSKISVGRFKSRSAREVEFSARATKEFTNIYIKNFGEEVDDGQLKDLFDDYGRLVSAKVMTDEVGKSKGFGFVNFERHEDAQKAAEEMNGKNMNGKVIYVGRAQKKAERQFELKRKFEQIKRDRITRYQDSNLYVKNLDLSIDDERLRKEFSPFGTITSAKVMMEGGHSKGFGFVCFSSPQEAIQALAEMNGRIMARKPLYVSLAQRKEERQAKLTDQYMEKLACGRAVPNPGSSYQLPLFSTMPTIPPAQIQAAYYKNRQIAQIRPSPPWKLQSDGLHRFQNMPRTIQPPAPRLPAVNTDAVVTTSTQTVGLQPTGATALTPTVTGHSVRQYKYSIGARNLHTLQEQVNRPPYPAVQQATVHVQGQGPLTATTLSSASPEEQKEMLGERLFPLVRSIQPTKANKITGMLLELDNSELLHMLESPESLRSMVDEAVGVLQAHQAEEKSHETADETEAV from the coding sequence ATGGACCCTGAGCACCGCAAACCCACCGGGACCTCCCTGTACATAGCCAACCTGCACCCGGAGGTCTCAGAACTGGTGTTATTTGAGAAGTTCCGCCCGGTGGGCCCCATCATGTCCATCAGGGTGTGCAGAGACCCGGTAACTCGGCGATCTTACGGGTATGCCTACGTAAATTTCCAGTGTGCATTAGATGCCCAGCGTGTGGTGGATACCATGAACTATGATGTCCTGTGTGGCAGGCCTATGCGCATTATGTGGTCCTTACAtgacccatccctgtataagagtGGGGTGTTCATCAAGAACCTGGATTCCACCATTGATGATAAAGCCCTGCAGGAGACATTTTCTACTTTTGGGAAAATATTGTCCTTCAATGTTATGGGTGATGAAAAAAGCTCTGCATTGGTTCATTTTGAGAGCCCGGAGGCGGCAGGGAGGGCTATAGATCAAATGAATGGTGTGCTTCTAAATAACAGTAAAATATCAGTTGGGCGCTTCAAGTCACGCAGTGCACGGGAAGTAGAGTTTAGTGCCCGAGCAACCAAGGAGTTCACTAACATCTATATCAAGAACTTTGGAGAAGAAGTAGATGATGGACAGCTCAAGGATTTGTTTGACGATTATGGCCGTTTGGTCAGTGCCAAAGTCATGACTGATGAAGTCGGCAAGTCAAAAGGATTCGGCTTTGTCAACTTTGAGAGACATGAAGATGCGCAAAAAGCAGCTGAAGAAATGAATGGAAAGAACATGAATGGTAAGGTCATTTACGTGGGCCGAGCCCAGAAGAAGGCTGAGAGGCAATTTGAGCTTAAGAGAAAGTTTGAACAAATAAAGCGAGACAGGATCACCAGATACCAGGATTCCAACCTCTACGTTAAAAATCTTGACCTCAGTATTGATGATGAAAGGCTGCGAAAAGAGTTCTCTCCGTTTGGTACCATCACCAGTGCAAAGGTCATGATGGAAGGTGGACACAGCAAAGGATTTGGTTTTGTATGCTTTTCCTCCCCACAAGAGGCAATCCAAGCTCTCGCAGAAATGAATGGTAGAATTATGGCTAGGAAACCACTGTATGTTTCCCTGGCACAGCGCAAGGAGGAACGTCAAGCAAAGCTAACCGACCAATATATGGAGAAGTTGGCCTGCGGTAGAGCTGTACCCAACCCAGGCAGCTCTTATCAGTTACCTTTATTCAGCACCATGCCAACTATTCCACCAGCTCAGATCCAGGCTGCTTATTATAAAAATAGGCAGATCGCTCAAATTAGGCCAAGTCCCCCTTGGAAACTACAGAGTGATGGACTTCACCGGTTCCAGAATATGCCCAGGACCATCCAACCTCCTGCTCCAAGACTTCCAGCTGTTAACACTGATGCTGTGGTAACCACTTCAACACAAACAGTAGGACTACAACCTACTGGCGCCACTGCACTAACACCTACCGTAACAGGACATTCAGTCCGTCAGTATAAGTATAGTATTGGTGCTCGTAATCTCCATACGCTTCAGGAACAAGTTAATAGGCCACCATACCCTGCTGTGCAGCAGGCTACTGTCCATGTGCAAGGACAAGGGCCCCTTACTGCCACCACGCTGTCTTCAGCTTCTCCAGAGGAGCAGAAAGAAATGCTGGGGGAGCGCCTCTTCCCTCTGGTTCGGAGCATACAACCTACAAAAGCTAATAAAATCACAGGAATGTTACTTGAGCTAGATAATTCTGAATTGCTCCACATGCTTGAGTCACCAGAGTCCCTCCGCTCAATGGTAGATGAAGCCGTTGGAGTACTGCAAGCTCATCAGGCTGAGGAAAAGTCACATGAAACTGCTGATGAAACAGAAGCCGTGTAA